Within the Platichthys flesus chromosome 8, fPlaFle2.1, whole genome shotgun sequence genome, the region GCCCTAAATTCACAGTCATGGAAATTTTTTCAAATCGGTTCCTATAGATGAACAGACCATTAGCTGCTTAGTTAACATGTGCAAAGTGAAATGATCAATAGTCATGTAAAACCTGTTGTGTTGCGTTAAAAAGGGCTAAAACACAGAATGTGAAGATTTTTGTTGCCAAATTAGTATTGATGCGTCACTTAGGATGTAGCCAGTGTGCTATGTAAATAGCATAAGAACCGTTTGTGTAATGAGTGTTAGCTGAGAGTACAAAAACTGGTTTGTACTCCTGACGGATCATGTAGACTTTGTTTTGGTAGCTGGTACATGTATCACGTGTTCTGTTGTACATttgttaaataaagatttgatctAAGCTTAAATTAGCTGAGATGTTTTTTATCCTGCCATGTCAGTGGAGATGAGCTGATTGACACACATTGAAAAAAAGTTCTATGAAATActgtcacatttatttaaaaatgacttaAATAACAAGTACAACACATTTAAGGAGTGAGACCTGCCCATTCCTGAAGTAAATGTCCATGTTTACAATGTATGTAGCAACATTCAACTATGTGCAAAATACTACAGTCACGCTGTGTATGtagtagaaaaacaaatgacattcATGTaggacacaataaaaaaaacagtttaagaCAAGAAATACGTTACAGAGCACACCGAGCCAGACTGTGCATGGAGCCCGACAtttgaaacatgaaaaacaagGTTAACAGTGAAACAGGTTTACTGTCTCGACTTCGACCCCTAGCTGAAATCATGGATGACAGGACTGGCAGAGGAGTAAAGCTTCCTCTTCACCAGCCGGTACTCTGCTCTCAGCTTCAACACTTTGTTGGTATCAAAGATGTTCTTGAGCTGCGGCCAACCGTCGTCTTTATCTGCCTTGAAGATCACAGACAGTTCAAATGTGGGGATGACGCTTGGGTCCGGGAAGATGCTCCCGACGGATTTGAGGCCATCTTTGAACTCCACGTAGACTGCGATGGAGGCGCCACGGAGCCCACAGGGCTCATCGGCCGAGGAGCGCACCACGTCTTGGCCGATCCTCATGGTCATGTggcgaggcagcagcagcacctggcAGTGGAGGCTGGACACCTTGGCCTGGGTCAGACAGCGCTCGATCTGCCAGGTCacatcctgctgcagcagctgctcctcatGCTCCACAACAGTGTCCAAACTGCAAACTGTGGAAAGATAACCAGTATTGTAAGAACAAGTGGCattaattcacaaaaacacatgaagtaCATTTTTACACATGCTTAAAGAAACATGCAGCTTTGTCGCTTTAAAATCATATTCCTACTCCTCACCCTGAACGTCTGTTCTTGCTCTGTGTAATGTTGGTGAGAAGGATACAACTGGCTTATGGACTGACTGATCAGGAAGACTTAGAGGTAATTAAAACAGTTTCTCAAAAAACTTAAAAATCGCAGCAACTCTTCTGGAAGCCGAGGATCATGGGTATGATCAActgttctgttgtgtttcagttcagtgagcgACAGTAGACACATTGACAAGCCTCTTTTCCCCAGGACAGAAACAGCCTGAAAAGAATGAATGACctcatgtggctgcagagggcgctgttccTCAGTAAAAGTTCCCCAGTGTTGATTTAATATCGGTGCCGACAGCGGAGTTCAGCAGTAAAAATCTTAAATCGGACCAACACCACTTCAGACGGTCTCACTCGGACCTTTTTGATGTCATTCTACTTTCATCTCAACTTTGACCATGGTCACGTGAGTGAAACCCAGGAAGTGATGCTTGAATCTGTAGCAAGAGAGCAGTGAACACCTGAGTGTGTCATCAGCTGATCCAAGACCCGATTCACTTGTATCAGACTCATCCCTGTCAGGTGGATTAGAGAATTAAAGTGTCCTTCCGCCAATAGTATAGGACCATTTCCAATAAAGTGTATTTTACTTCAGTTAGCGGATTTATATTTAACTGTTATTAGGTTATGGGGGTGAACTAGAGCTGACCTCCAGGACTTTTCTGAAATTAAccatttaatataatttcagaGTCAGACGTGATGGTTAACTTTTTAAACTACTTACAGCGTGAGTTGTTGTCTCTCTCGTCCCAGCTGTCGACGCTCCCCCGCCGGGCAGAGCTGCTCTTGGTTCCCGGGGATGTGAGCTGGGACCAGTACTTTCCTATCATTCCCGTCACGCTGTGCTCCGGCTTCGTCAGGACGGACGCTCCGTGTCCAAAGAGCAGGGCCGCGACAAACACCATCCTGGTTCTGGTTCGAGTTGACTGAGCTCCGGTTTCTCCTCCGAACGTCCGCAGTGTGTTTTCTCCATGTATGAAGTCGGTGTGGATGAGCCGACGCGGAGGGAGCGGTGCTTTTAAACCGGAGGAGCCGCGGGTTGCATCAGCTGAGCGTGTGGGCGGAGCTGTCCGCGTCCATCCAGAAGGTTCCCGGATCATCACGCAACATGTCCGGGCATTACTCAGGTGAGGAAGCCCAGAATACACGAACTAACAGTTAAAGTACTAATACACTGACAGAAATGTCCTCGAGAACCACATTAAGATTTTGTACTTGAGtacttttaaatataattgAGTATTACAAGTAAGAGTACCACATAAACTTGATACTTTACTTAAAGTAAGTGCGTTCTTGAAAGTAAAAGCACCAGCTAAAGTAAGGAATAACAAGTGTatttatcaaatatattttaatttgatcagATAAATCTTGCATCCAAGACACACAGTCTGGTGTCACTTTATTAAGCACACTCAACTAAAGGAATGCAGCTTAAATACTGTAGCTCAATCAAGtcaaattaattgattaatccattttttttatttgtatcatcGTCTTTTTTATGTGAAATAATCCAATTATTAACCTATTGATTGACAGTTACAGGCATAGGGTTTTATAGGTCCTTAATTTCCCATGGACAGATCATGAACAATTTAACATGCAGTTGCtaacagatgttttattatttacattgaACACTGAATGAACTCCAATGGTTATTTTCAAagtattttatgtttaaatggTTCCACCAGAGGGTTGTCCAGTCTGGATGCATTTAGAGGAGTCTCTTTAAATCGGTCCAGACAGAGGGTCAGTCAGAGTTGCCCCACCTTTTATTTGTCAAAAGCACTAAAGGCTCCAGGTTTGAGGAGGTCCTTATTATCTTttcaaagacacaacacaaactgacaacCAACAAAAGCTGGTGGGAATCATTAAAAAACCTTCAAGGAAACTCTGGTGAATGGGTTTTTCTTACTattgcaaaaaaatgtaaattgctGATTTCATATCTAAATGTATCAGGTTCTTAAGCCACGGACAAGTCACTTGTTTTCTTTAGGGTCCAGTTTTTCTTATTGACATTATTAGAGTAACAAAGCAATAACATGTCAATAATAAGGTAAAATTCGGTCGTCTCAGTATATCTGGCATTAAGGAAAAATCCAGATTGGGGAAACACTGAGTTTATCGGCATTCTTTTAcattagattacattacatatagctgatgcttttatccaaagcaacttacaataacaGTTGGCGAGAACAGTTTATGACCAATTTGCCATATGTTCTGTATGGTCAAACAAGGTCACTATAACagaaaatagaagaaaacatttgtgaaaaaaTACTAGTTCCTTCAAATTATCTCTTCTGGTTAGATGAAACACTTTAATTCATCTTTATGACACGTCACAGTAAATCTAATTTCTTCTGGTTTCCCCTGaagctctgtctgtgtgtgtgtcaggtctaGACATGGTAGCATGAGCCCTACCTTACTCACAGGTGAGTAAGATTTTCTGACACTTTTGATTTAGACTCGcgcacaaacgcacgcacacacctgGTTGAGCAACGGAGGCGTATCCACTGAACTCAGGATTGTATCATGCGTAAGCTTTACaataatagtttgaatttaTATAGCGCCTAAGGACGCTACTGCTATGAAACACATTCACCTAAAAGAGGCTCACAATGGGTTGACAAACGTACAGACGTCATTAAAACACACCTTGGTTCCTCATCTTATTACAGAGTAGGAGAAAAGTCAAACTAGGATCAAGGACATGTAAACCATTAAACTGGTTGTTGCTGCTTTTCATTGACTGATCAGTTTCAAAATAAGTGTTAAGATTTGATTACAATCCTAACCTTTAAGATCTTTGTggtctgtttacattttttaatctgCATTACTATAAGTCACTATCTATGCATCTTTGTCAgatatcttttatttaatttcattataaAGCAGTTGACACTGACAGTGTGCTATCTAAATAAAGTATATTATATACATTAGGCCATATAGTTAAATGGTACCAGTAACAAATATGGGAAGTCTGGGCACATATTTCCTCCTGTTTAATACAAAGAGACGTACATTGGTTTGACCCacaacagacgcacacacacatatatatatttacacgtGTGTCATCATGCCAGTTGTCATATAAGTATATACAAATacgtgtatgtatgtgtatatgcatatatatttatgcTCAAAAACATGAAGGGAACACTTAATCATCACAGTTTAACACAGAGTCAGTTAAACTTCAGGGATCACTCTGTCCATTTTGGAAGaccaagtgtttgtgtttggtgcaCAGCTAATCCAGCTCCTCTAGGATGCCACATCCATACCTGCGGTCCCAAGAAGCTGTGTCTCCGGGCAAAGTCTCAagagcacagaggagacacCCGGAGGCCAGCCGCTACACAAGGAGAGCTGGAAAAGGCCGCAGAACCCAGTAGCAGGACCGGTTTCTGCTAATTTACAAGTACCACCACAGATTGTCAAAGAGTTCACTGATGATCCAGGTTTGGGAGGAGATCCCTTAGGACACCAGCCGCCAACTCATCAGGAGCATGTCCAGACATTGTCTGAAGTGCATTATAGGCCCACTGAGGCCACTAACCCGAGTCACATTATGAGTTGCCTTAATGAAATTCACACAAGTTGGATCAGCCTGTGATTAAAATCTTTTACTTAGACTTCCGGCGTGATTATGAATCCAACCCTCAATGGGTTGATGGGCTGGATGAACAGTGGATGAACAGTCAATGGAAACCAAAATCAATGGATTTTGATTTCCATTGaatgttgttttgtcattttgttctcaacaaataatacaaatgacATCAGTAAAGATCCTCAACTtgaataatttgtttgtttagatCTGATGTGTGATTTAAGTGTAATATATCCTACTTGCATGACATGAATAGACGGACTGAATAGGTTCACCACTGACATCTGACTCACCTTCCTGGTGATGTCCCTGCTTCTGTTACATCACAGCTGCCAACCAATCACGTTATGATCTGATGCCGTCATCACAAAGACCTGACACCAAAGGAGGAAGTGTCTCTCTCTAGACCTGCAGGGGAAGTACAGGATTGTATTACGGCATATCCTCACGACATTACCAAAAggaaatttgtgtgtgtgtgtgctcattttTATTCCCTTTTTAGAATAAACGCTAACACTCtgaggaccagtagacctcatagGGACCAAAGCCTGAACCTAATGTGGCAAAACGTCGagctcctggttaaggttaggggtaAGGtatgaattgtggttaggtAAAGGTTAGTGTTAAGCAGGAATCTCGATTAGAGTTGGGGATACTGTTTTTGttaggctgtccacaatgaattgAAGTCAAAGCGAAGTCCAAAAAAAGGATAGGTTTGCAAAcctgtgtgtctttttctgtgTAGAAAATGTAaccatttaattaatttccagTTCCAAATGAACACCTAATCTGATGCATCAAAATTATCTTGAACAAATATTTCTGTGTGATGAAGGTCACAGATTAAATGTTTCATGAAGTCATGGATGACTTGAGCCATTCATGAGCCAGTATGACGACCAGCAAGTGTGTCAATAATCACTCAATAGCCACGTGAACTGAATCAGACATCATTAGTTTACATGAGTGCAGGTCACTGATATCCAGTCTCCTGAAATCTCCTGTCAGTAAACAGTCAGTCTCATACTGTGTGTAAACTCTGGCAGTGTCATCCATCCACAGTTCCAGCTGGTGTCAGCTGGTcgggatgttgtgtttttggtgGAGAACAGGTCAGACCAGTCTCCTGTATCTGATTCGAAAATAACTCACATGTCTGCAGCTGagtgttgttttcttaaatCCTAAATGAAGGCAAACTAGACGGGTGAAGGTAGAGTGGATATCTACACCACTGTTAACACCTTATCTCTGAAATAACATTCATGGGTCCATCTGTTTATCAGGAAAGACTCCACAGGTGCTTCCATGAGTCAtgtcccacccctccaccaagttttaaTAATGCCACACCCTGTATTCTCAAACACTGTTTTCCAAACTTCTTGACTTGTGACACTTTTTGGAAATTAACTTAGATTCAGGTGAAACAAATGGTAGAGCTGCATGCCTGTCTGTGtaatatgaaagaaaaaatgtaGCACTAAGACTGAAAGCATGGGGAAACAGCTGGTCTGATTCTGTCCAAAGGTGACAAAATCTAACACCTGATTTGTCCACATACAAGTTTTGATTTGTACATACTGTGTGGTGCTTTGTGCTAAACTAATAAGTACTTTCACCATGAAGATATGTTCGCAGACAGATGATCTTTAAAAAGCTTGTGACCTTCTCGCACCACAAATGTTTGATTGCCGTGTTTGACGGATAGATGGTGTAGTAACTGTGTTACAATAAATTGTTCTACCACTGGTGAATTATCAGGCTCAACCAGGAGGTGGTGCTAATGCTGTGTACGGTAGGGAaagatcagaatcagatcagaatcagaatcagcagtattttattgccaagtaggtttacacctacaaggaatttgctctggttgttggtgcttacaatgaacatagaaacataaaacacaataaatacaacatacataggaaaagcaataaaaaatagaaaaccagtatatatttactcactgtatacttcttatttactcacttttttccaatatttatacaaagtagcatttatttgacataaacatttctgaataaaatatatgaaagataaaagatataaaaagtgaagtaaaaagtaaaatgcaaaatgcaaaacagtatacattgtccgattgcaatatgcaatgtaatacagtataatataatatgagataatgtgttaatttattaatttaacacatccttgaggtgtgggggtggaataaaagtctgaggcagctgggaagaagctggtcttgtggcgggaggttttggtcctgatggaccacagactcctgcccgagggaagaacctcaaagagtttgtgacccgggtgggaaggatcagccacaatcttgcctgcagGCCTCAGGGACCtcgaggcaaacaggtcctataaagatggcagattgcagccgattaccttctcagcagaacggatgatacgctgtagcctccttttgtcgttagtggtggcagcagcgaaccagatggtgatggaggaggtgaggatggactcgatgatgcaggtgtagaagtgcaccatcattgacttcggcaggttgaatttcttcagctgccgcaggaagaacatcctctgttgccctcttttggtgatggagctgatgttcagctcccagTTGAGGTCCTtggagatgatggtgcccaggaagcggAAGGACTCCGCCGTGATAACTTGGGCGTcgctcagggtgatgggggtgtgtggggctgggttccttctgaagtccacaaccatctccactgttttcagcacgttgagctccaggttgttctggttacaccaggtcaccagatggtcaatctcccacctgtaggcggactcgtccccatcagagatgagcccaatgagggtggtgtcatccgcgaacttcaggagtttgacggactggtgactggaggtgcagctgttggtgtacagggagaagagaagaggtgaaagaacacagccttgaggggaaCCGGTGCTAATAGATCTGAATTCAGAGACATACTTACCCAGCCTCACGCGTTGCCTCCTGTCAGGCAGGTGGAGTCAGGCACACTCAGCTGGgagagcttctcctgcagcagattcGGGATTATAGTgttgaaggcagagctgaagtccacaaccaggatcctggcgtaggttcctgaggagtccaggtgctggaggctgaagtgaagggccatgttgactgcatcgtctacagacctgttggctctgtaggcaaactgcagcgggtccaGGAGAGGGTCAGTGATGGCTTTAAGGTGGAACAGCACGAGGCGCTCAACTGCCTTCAtcaccacagaggtcagggcgacgggTCTGTAATCGTTGAGTCCAGCGATCTTGGTTTTTTTGGGgacagggatgatggtggaggtcttgAAGCAGGCTGGTACGTGACATGTCTCCAGTGAGgtgttaaaaatgtcagtaaacaccGGAGACAGCTGATCAGCACAGTGCTTCAGgagtgatggagagacagagactggCCCGGCTGAAGGCACTGTACTGGACTAAATATTCGATTTTTGTGTCTCAATGTACAAATCACCTTCGTAAACAAAAATGTCACTAAATGTCTCAATATATGCTCAAGATGAGAATTGATTGCCTTTTACACTAATATTTAAGGTGAAATAAATTCTAATCAATGGCGTTATAAAATTTCAAAATTATTGTCACAACTAATTCAATAGGTTTCTTAAAGGTGGTGAAATGACTAATTGTAATTTGGATCAAAAAGCACCTCAGCTAATGTCAGGGCAAGTTTAGAAAAATGGGGTCTACAGAACAGTGCTGCTGTTTTTTCTACATACTGTGAAGACTGTTGGTGAGTGTGTTGGGATTTGTACTATATGTATTGATTGGATGTTGGCAGACGATCATGACCTGGTGATTTCAAAGGGAAGGACAATGACAAACTCTTCTAAACAACTTTGTCAAGTTTTAACCCTGACGTCGCACTAAAGCATAGTGCACACCCTCTACAGacttaaagatggatgacaggaCTGCTCCCAAGTTGTTGATAGTTTCCGCGTTTGCTATCAAGGACAGAAATATATTGTACACATATTAATCTAGGGTGACATGTCTGGTCACAGGTCAGGCTGCATCTTTCTCTAAGAACTGTGAACAAAATATTCATTACAGATTAAACACAACCCTTTATCTGAGaattctcttttatttatttaatattttcagattAGAgttcagattttcttcaaactGATGTAAGATAATGTGTGCgaccgtgcgtgtgtgtgtttgaattcctctgactgtgtgtgtctgagcatgTGTTTATGTTGGTCCATGTTAATGTTCGCTGTTTTCAACAGGTTCTTTCAGGGGTAGAGGCTTCTCCAGGCTGATCATGATGGTGGGCTCCCTGCTCAGTGGCTCTGGTTGCTGCCACCTGCCGTTTACACGAAACACACTTGGCTGCACGCTTGAAGTGTTCGCTAACGGGTTCACCATGTCCGGTTTGGGAGGTGGAGTGACGCAGaactcctctttctcctgctgctgcaggtgtgtgAGGATGGCCttggacaggaagtgagggtCGTCCTGACGCTCAtctagaggaagaggaaaacataGTCTGAGGTTTGTTTGAACGCACTGCCTCTAATTACTTTCACTGTTTTGAGTTCACCATGTTTTCAACAGTCTTGACCttcattctttattttagtCATACACCATACCACCCAAATCCTGAATGTCTTTGTGGGGAGTCACTAGATAATCTAAAAACTGAAATGCCCTTGACAAGCAGTCTGTCTCACAATGTGTGGcaagagacacaaacatatacagacacacacttagcGGCCCCCCTGACCATTGAGCAAGATGAGTGTGTAGCGGTTTCGACACTCCAGCGACTGCTCCAGGATGTTCTGCAGGGTCCTGAAGAAGATCAGAACCTGCTGCCTACGCTCAGGCTCCCCAAAACCAGCACTGCTCTCCTGGGACATTTTGTAGAGTGTCAGCAAAGGTGTGGCATACTCCACTACACACTCACGGGCCTGTTgacacaaacacgcaaacacaaatctgaatacacacattaaacaacaacagagtGGTGGATACGTCCCCGGCCTAGACAGATGATCTTTGAATAGCTTGTGACCCTCTGGCACCAGAAAATTTTGATTACCGTGTTTGACGGATAGATGGTATAGTAACTGTATTACAATAATGTTCTTCCACTGGTGAATTATCAGATTCAGCCAGGAGGTGGTGCTCATGCTGTGTATAGTAGGTAAAATGGCAGGTGAAGGCATTGTACTGGACTAAATATTAGATTTTTGTGTCTCAATGTACAAATTGTCACAACtaattaaattaagtttagtAGTGAAATAACAAATTAGGTAGTGAAATAACAAATTGTAATTTGGTTCAAAAAGCACCCCAGCTAATGTCAGGGCAAGTTCTGACATTAGCTGAGCTGACATAAACagttctgctgttgtttttttttacatactgTGAAGACTGTTGGTGAGTGTGTTGCAATTTGCTGATGAAACCTTTTCATAAAATGTCTGGGAATAGTTTAATTCAGCATTTCAGTCCATTCAATGCAATGAACAATTTCCACATCAATTCtgccagaaacacaaacacaaactccacagCAGCCCAATAGAGAGCATGTCGGTCCCTATCCACATGGTTGATGGTTAGACCCCTGGTTTCTCCAGTCCGTATGAATGATGAATGACAGAAATAGCGCTGCATAAATGGTTGAAAGCCACTTGCATTGTAAAAGTAAAACTGGAAACGTTCCACTAAAATTACAGCTTTCCAAAGTTTCAGATTCTCAAGAAACAATAAGTTTCTTTACTGATAATtactttattcattattatactTGGTGTAAGACAGTATTATAAGTCTCATTATAAAATTTCTGATATAGATTAAAATCAGATCAGGGGAATTTGAAGCCCAGGTCAACACCTAGAAATGTCATCAccaaaatgtgtgatttttatttcacGTTTCAAAAGTCTCACATTTGCTATCATCTTATTTTGTGTCAAATACAGCAACAAATCTGTTCTGGTAATCACTTTGAAATAACTGGAGGCTATTTTTGGTCTGACATGAAACGCGGGATGTTTTCATGCAGCCCAAACCTTCCTTTCCCTTCACTGGAATACAGAGCCAGTTCTGAGCCCAGTCACTGTCAGATTTGTTACATCAAAAACATTGAATATAGAACACATTGAAGTGCTTTCTTAAaatactggaaaaaaacaatatacagAAACAGTCCCTTGAGTCTGTCACTTtcctgtgactctctctctctctctctctctgtcgcatTCAAGATGAGAAGTCTTTACAAATCTGATCAGAGGAGAAAATATCAGCACACTGAGTCGCTCAGCCCACACTGGCAGTAAGAGGACCGACACAGAGTTAAATTTTAGCACAAGAAGTTCAGCATTtaagctgcagcttctctgggAGGTATATTTATCTGCCTTGAATCTGATACAGATGAACTTCTTATCAACTTATTGTGTAAACATGTAACAGTGTAACTTTAGAAATAAACGATCATGCAGTTATTTACCTTCCCGTCCTCGCCCACCACTCTGTAGACACTGTGCTTGTAGACCCGGCCCCGGACCCCTGCCCTGTCAATCTCGCTGTTTGGGAGGTT harbors:
- the si:ch211-39i2.2 gene encoding DNA damage-inducible transcript 4-like protein-like, with the protein product MVFVAALLFGHGASVLTKPEHSVTGMIGKYWSQLTSPGTKSSSARRGSVDSWDERDNNSRFCSLDTVVEHEEQLLQQDVTWQIERCLTQAKVSSLHCQVLLLPRHMTMRIGQDVVRSSADEPCGLRGASIAVYVEFKDGLKSVGSIFPDPSVIPTFELSVIFKADKDDGWPQLKNIFDTNKVLKLRAEYRLVKRKLYSSASPVIHDFS
- the sting1 gene encoding stimulator of interferon genes protein isoform X3 codes for the protein MAGLLLYLDEQPLNNQGEGWKDLILASALHALFKSLGFLGPSEVEVSDICEGRKMNVAHGLAWSFYLGYLQLVLPRLENSIASFQSSHQLNGSSWGRGSKKLLILIPLNANISHKLEDEDNNIHFYDNLPNSEIDRAGVRGRVYKHSVYRVVGEDGKARECVVEYATPLLTLYKMSQESSAGFGEPERRQQVLIFFRTLQNILEQSLECRNRYTLILLNDERQDDPHFLSKAILTHLQQQEKEEFCVTPPPKPDMVNPLANTSSVQPSVFRVNGRWQQPEPLSREPTIMISLEKPLPLKEPVENSEH